Proteins co-encoded in one Amaranthus tricolor cultivar Red isolate AtriRed21 chromosome 7, ASM2621246v1, whole genome shotgun sequence genomic window:
- the LOC130817682 gene encoding uncharacterized protein At5g08430-like, which yields MVKRKRKNNKQIKEKVEEKVEEKQIKDTEEQIKDVEGSEDYCFVCKDGGLLMVCDHKDCNKAYHPRCVGQEESTEDIEEKWICGWHSCLICHKSSRYQCYCCPNAVCLSCFKDATFAKVRGNKGFCNDCLKLALLGDEGGEIDSDGEKVDFKDRETYEGLFKEYWDIIKEKEGLTLEDLHYADVLMKKGENCWELSRKSNHYQKPQSDSDESVKEEENKELPDDEYDSDNVVQLVIVDKKKPKKTPRKRKGPKRIEYVGWASKPLLEFLSSIGADTSKKLSQDDVASIVNKYVTENKLLHPDKKKLILCDTRLRSLLGRKSISVYKINDVLEPHFFENLDQSEDEGYSSGYDEDNASAPGKKQAWWRKVGSFQHKGSLMEKFQQKEAILEEPEKEVMVKIIYSEYAIIGPQNMKLVYLKRCLVEKLLEQRETFESKVVGSFVKVKSEPFDPRHPYQVLPVIGVQNCGDASGKVLLQVSYLPNDVPIRLLSNDDISEEDCEELRQKVDSGLLPKPTVVELEMKAKELHEDMTKHWINIELSILRNRIDLANEKGRRAELYDYRKRRDMLQSKEEQARLINEVPKVIAEVIEIKPESDETPQNNGSKTVSSLIPGETSEGNGSMPE from the exons ATGgtaaagagaaagagaaaaaataataagcaaataaaagaaaaagttgaagaaaaagttgaagaaaaacaaataaaagataCAGAAGAACAAATAAAAGATGTAGAAGGGTCTGAAGATTACTGCTTTGTTTGTAAAGATGGTGGTCTTCTTATGGTTTGTGACCACAA GGACTGTAATAAAGCGTATCACCCTAGATGTGTCGGTCAGGAAGAATCAACTGAAGACATTGAAGAAAAATGGATTTGTG GCTGGCATTCATGCCTTATTTGTCATAAAAGTTCAAGGTATCAGTGTTACTGCTGTCCAAATGCTGTTTGCCTAAGCTGCTTCAAGGATGCTACATTTGCAAAAGTTAGAGGTAACAAAGGGTTCTGCAATGATTGCCTTAAGCTTGCATTACTTGGAGATGAAGGCGGAGAAATTGACTCGGATGGG GAAAAGGTAGACTTCAAAGATAGAGAAACATATGAAGGTTTATTTAAAGAATACTGGGATATAATTAAGGAAAAAGAAGGTTTGACTTTAGAAGATCTACACTATGCTGATGTCCTGATGAAAAAGGGTGAAAACTGCTGGGAGCTGTCTCGTAAGTCAAACCACTATCAGAAACCGCAATCTGACTCCGATGAATCTGTCAAAGaggaagaaaataaagaattaCCAGATGATGAATATGATAGTGACAACGTTGTACAGCTGGTTATAGTTGATAAAAAGAAGCCCAAGAAAACGCCGAGAAAGCGCAAAGGACCGAAAAGAATCGAGTATGTAGGTTGGGCTTCTAAACCTCTTTTAGAATTTCTTTCGTCTATTGGAGCAGATACTAGCAAGAAGCTATCTCAGGATGATGTTGCATCAATCGTCAATAAGTATGTAACTGAAAATAAACTGCTTCATCCAGACAAAAAGAAGCTGATTCTTTGTGATACGCGTCTGCGGTCCCTCCTTGGAAGAAAGTCAATTAGCGTGTATAAAATAAATGATGTTTTAGAACCACATTTTTTTGAAAACCTAGATCAGTCAGAAGATGAAGGATACAGTTCAGGATATGATGAGGACAATGCTTCGGCACCTGGAAAAAAGCAGGCTTGGTGGAGAAAGGTTGGATCCTTTCAGCATAAAGGATCACTTATGGAAAAGTTTCAACAGAAAGAAGCGATTTTGGAAGAGCCTGAGAAAGAAGTTATGGTTAAAATCATATATAGTGAATATGCAATCATAGGACCACAAAACATGAAGCTTGTTTACTTGAAGAGGTGTTTGGTGGAGAAACTGTTGGAGCAACGTGAAACTTTTGAAAGCAAAGTGGTGGGAAGCTTTGTGAAAGTCAAATCAGAACCATTTGATCCGAGGCATCCATATCAAGTTCTTCCAGTAATAG GAGTCCAAAACTGTGGTGATGCGAGTGGAAAGGTTCTTCTTCAAGTATCTTATCTTCCTAATGATGTCCCCATTCGTTTGTTGTCAAATGATGATATATCTGAG GAAGATTGTGAGGAGCTGCGCCAGAAAGTGGATAGTGGTCTTCTTCCAAAGCCTACTGTT GTCGAGCTTGAGATGAAAGCAAAAGAGCTTCATGAAGATATGACAAAACAC TGGATCAACATAGAACTCTCTATTCTACGGAATCGCATTGATCTAGCAAATGAAAAGGGACGAAGAGCTGA ATTATATGATTATCGGAAAAGGAGAGACATGCTACAGTCCAAGGAAGAGCAGGCTCGCTTGATAAATGAGGTCCCTAAAGTAATTGCTGAAGTTATAGAGATCAAGCCTGAATCTGATGAGACCCCGCAAAATAATGGCTCCAAAACTGTTAGTTCTCTAATTCCTGGTGAAACGTCCGAAGGCAATGGGAGCATGCCCGAGTGA